Proteins encoded by one window of Fusobacterium perfoetens:
- a CDS encoding GspE/PulE family protein: MIGEKNDKIKFSNTNFSISSKENSKVEIFLNKIFIEGINMNASDIHIESCGDYFRIRYRIDGILLEKGRYSKDDFLPLVSRIKILCNLDITEKRIPQDGRVDGNYRGKELDFRISIVPAYFGEKVVIRILYKVTAKKTLEELGFDRKNYSKLFDIIKRKSGMLIISGPMGSGKTTSMYAILNEINSIEKNIVTIEDPVEYVIEGINQIQCKNEIGLDFSKILKSILRQDADIIMIGEIRDRETAEIAIKASLTGHLILTTLHTKNIVSAIKRLINLGVEPFMISAGVKGIQNQRLVRKLCPHCKMEDKNYKEKLEILGIKNIDFDEKIYTHKGCEKCNFTGYKDRVVIGEFLYIDNNIEKFITSEINISDFEDRLKELGINSLLENGIEFVKKGITSLDELIREC; encoded by the coding sequence ATGATTGGAGAAAAGAATGATAAAATAAAGTTTTCAAATACAAATTTTTCAATCAGCTCTAAGGAAAATTCAAAAGTTGAAATTTTTTTAAATAAGATTTTTATTGAAGGAATAAATATGAATGCTAGTGATATTCATATTGAGAGTTGTGGCGATTATTTTAGAATAAGATACAGGATAGACGGAATTTTATTAGAAAAAGGTAGGTATAGCAAAGATGATTTTTTACCACTTGTTTCTAGAATAAAAATACTATGTAATTTAGATATAACCGAGAAGAGAATCCCTCAAGATGGAAGAGTAGACGGAAATTATAGAGGAAAAGAGTTGGATTTTAGAATATCTATAGTTCCTGCATATTTTGGAGAAAAAGTTGTAATAAGAATACTCTATAAAGTCACAGCTAAAAAAACTTTGGAAGAATTGGGATTTGATAGAAAAAATTATTCAAAACTTTTTGATATAATAAAAAGAAAATCAGGAATGCTTATTATATCTGGACCAATGGGAAGTGGAAAAACCACTTCAATGTATGCTATCTTAAATGAGATAAATAGTATAGAAAAGAATATAGTTACAATAGAAGATCCTGTTGAATATGTTATTGAAGGAATAAATCAAATTCAATGTAAAAATGAGATCGGACTTGATTTTTCAAAAATATTAAAATCTATTTTAAGACAAGACGCAGATATAATTATGATTGGAGAGATAAGAGATAGAGAAACAGCAGAGATAGCAATAAAAGCTTCACTGACTGGACATCTTATTTTAACAACTCTTCATACTAAAAATATAGTTAGTGCTATAAAAAGACTTATAAATTTAGGAGTAGAGCCTTTTATGATTTCAGCAGGAGTAAAAGGAATACAAAATCAAAGACTTGTTAGAAAACTTTGTCCTCATTGTAAAATGGAGGATAAAAATTATAAAGAAAAATTGGAAATTTTAGGAATAAAAAATATAGATTTTGATGAAAAAATTTATACTCACAAAGGGTGTGAGAAATGCAATTTTACAGGGTATAAAGATAGAGTTGTTATTGGAGAGTTTTTGTATATAGACAATAATATTGAAAAATTTATAACATCTGAAATAAATATTTCTGATTTTGAAGATAGATTAAAAGAATTAGGAATAAATTCTCTTTTAGAAAATGGAATAGAGTTTGTAAAAAAAGGTATAACATCTCTTGATGAGTTAATAAGAGAGTGCTAA